One region of Fusobacterium periodonticum 1_1_41FAA genomic DNA includes:
- a CDS encoding toxin-antitoxin system YwqK family antitoxin, whose protein sequence is MKKVMLLLFAFCSFLAYSAKTVDYQEVDKYIRQKLDRDKEITFTYKVNQADFTLEGYSDGKLTAVTDLKSNPAQAAMDGMKSVVSEKNGKLNPEYKIFAADGKLLSEQKFKLNKSIRLFDTANIMAYLDGDIPYDDRLMELFNAVDTMETIGYHPNNVKYIKNIYVNHKNNTVKIEVKDYRENPMMLQIANIDIKTLSGKTEYFYPNGKLFSTMNVKNGVLDGEAKLYYENGKLKFTATNKNGKMNGIVTTYSEDGKVTKQIELKDGEIVREIQ, encoded by the coding sequence ATGAAAAAAGTAATGCTTTTATTATTTGCATTTTGTAGTTTCTTAGCTTACTCAGCAAAGACTGTGGATTATCAAGAAGTAGATAAATATATTAGACAAAAACTAGATAGAGATAAGGAAATAACTTTTACTTATAAAGTTAATCAAGCTGATTTTACTTTAGAAGGTTATAGCGATGGAAAACTTACAGCAGTAACAGATTTAAAATCTAATCCAGCACAAGCTGCTATGGATGGAATGAAATCAGTAGTTTCTGAAAAAAATGGTAAATTAAATCCTGAGTACAAAATATTTGCAGCTGATGGAAAATTATTAAGTGAACAAAAATTTAAATTAAATAAGTCTATAAGACTTTTTGATACAGCAAATATAATGGCGTATTTAGATGGAGATATTCCTTATGATGATAGATTAATGGAACTTTTTAATGCTGTTGATACTATGGAAACTATAGGATATCACCCAAATAATGTAAAATATATAAAAAATATATATGTCAACCATAAAAACAATACTGTAAAAATTGAAGTTAAAGATTATAGAGAAAATCCAATGATGCTACAAATAGCAAATATAGATATCAAAACTTTAAGTGGGAAAACTGAATATTTCTATCCTAATGGAAAACTTTTCTCTACTATGAATGTAAAAAATGGTGTTTTAGATGGAGAAGCAAAACTTTATTATGAAAATGGTAAATTAAAATTTACAGCAACTAATAAAAATGGTAAAATGAATGGAATAGTAACTACTTATTCTGAAGATGGTAAAGTTACTAAACAAATAGAACTTAAAGATGGAGAAATTGTTAGAGAAATTCAATAA
- a CDS encoding thioredoxin family protein: protein MKGLEEIYLKGFSLDKYFGIASADELEKLEELYKNIVISDEFVNRIKAVNKKIPVLASVETWCPYARVFLTTMRKINEINHIFDLSLITYGRGVSELAGYLKIHEDDFVVPTAVFFGEDFSKLRVFNGFPEKYHNDSTLETIDGTRSYLKGKFANDILEDVLSIF from the coding sequence ATGAAAGGATTAGAAGAAATATATTTAAAAGGTTTTAGTTTGGATAAATATTTTGGAATAGCAAGTGCCGATGAATTAGAGAAATTAGAAGAACTATATAAAAATATAGTTATTTCTGATGAATTTGTTAATAGAATAAAAGCAGTGAATAAAAAGATTCCTGTACTAGCAAGTGTTGAAACTTGGTGTCCTTATGCAAGAGTATTCTTAACTACTATGAGAAAGATTAATGAAATAAATCATATCTTTGATTTATCTTTAATAACTTATGGTAGAGGGGTATCTGAATTAGCAGGATACTTGAAAATTCATGAAGATGATTTTGTTGTGCCAACAGCAGTATTTTTTGGAGAAGATTTTTCTAAGTTAAGAGTATTCAATGGTTTTCCAGAAAAGTATCACAATGATAGTACACTAGAGACTATTGATGGAACTAGAAGCTACTTAAAAGGAAAATTTGCAAACGATATACTTGAAGATGTATTAAGCATATTTTAA
- a CDS encoding L-serine ammonia-lyase, iron-sulfur-dependent, subunit alpha, translated as MDTLKEFFKIGAGPSSSHTIGPERATKRVKEKFPDADSYIVELWGSLAATGKGHYTDKIIIETFKPIPVEIIWKPEFVHELHTNGMKFIALDKDKEEIGEWVVFSVGGGTIRDYDELMDKSPKKEVYPLNSMKEIIKWCKDNNKHLWQYVEECEGPSIWQHLRFIDQAMTDAVQRGLEKEGDVPGPFKYPKRAREMYDKALSKRASLVFTNKIFAYALAVSEENASMGQVVTAPTCGASGVVPGVLRAMKEEYELVEKHILRGLAIAGLVGNLVKYNATISGAEAGCQAEVGTACSMAAAMATYFMGGSIDQIEYAAESAMEHHLGMTCDPVGGYVIIPCIERNAICAVRAVNTAVYCMSTDGKHTISFDEVVKTMKETGKDMCSAYKETSDGGLAKYYDKILVGNKE; from the coding sequence ATGGATACCCTAAAAGAATTCTTTAAGATTGGAGCAGGGCCTTCAAGTTCGCATACAATAGGACCTGAAAGAGCAACAAAGAGAGTAAAAGAGAAATTTCCTGATGCTGATAGTTATATAGTTGAGCTTTGGGGAAGTTTGGCTGCCACTGGAAAAGGACACTACACAGATAAAATAATTATAGAAACATTTAAGCCTATTCCAGTTGAAATTATTTGGAAACCTGAGTTTGTCCATGAGCTACATACTAATGGAATGAAGTTCATTGCCTTAGATAAAGATAAGGAAGAAATAGGGGAATGGGTAGTATTTTCAGTAGGTGGAGGAACTATAAGAGATTATGATGAACTTATGGATAAATCACCTAAAAAAGAAGTTTATCCACTAAACTCTATGAAAGAAATTATCAAATGGTGTAAAGATAATAATAAACATCTATGGCAATATGTTGAAGAATGTGAAGGACCATCTATATGGCAACATTTAAGATTTATTGACCAGGCTATGACTGATGCAGTACAAAGAGGATTAGAAAAAGAAGGAGATGTTCCTGGACCTTTTAAATATCCAAAAAGAGCTAGAGAAATGTATGATAAGGCTCTATCTAAAAGAGCCTCATTAGTATTTACAAATAAAATTTTCGCCTATGCTTTAGCAGTGTCTGAAGAAAATGCTAGTATGGGACAAGTTGTAACAGCACCCACTTGTGGAGCCTCAGGAGTTGTTCCTGGAGTTTTAAGAGCTATGAAAGAGGAATATGAATTAGTTGAAAAACATATTCTAAGAGGTTTAGCTATTGCAGGACTTGTTGGAAATTTAGTTAAATACAATGCAACTATTTCAGGAGCAGAAGCAGGTTGTCAAGCAGAAGTTGGAACAGCTTGTTCAATGGCTGCAGCAATGGCAACATATTTTATGGGTGGAAGTATAGACCAAATAGAATATGCAGCTGAAAGTGCTATGGAACACCATTTAGGAATGACTTGTGATCCAGTTGGAGGTTATGTAATTATACCTTGTATAGAAAGAAATGCTATCTGTGCTGTAAGAGCAGTGAATACAGCTGTTTATTGTATGTCTACTGATGGAAAACACACTATAAGTTTTGATGAAGTTGTAAAGACTATGAAAGAAACAGGAAAAGATATGTGTTCTGCATATAAAGAAACTTCTGATGGTGGGCTTGCAAAATACTATGATAAAATTTTAGTTGGAAATAAAGAATAA
- a CDS encoding adenine phosphoribosyltransferase, with protein MNLKDYVASIENYPKEGIIFRDITPLMNNGEAYKYATEKIVEFAKNHDIDIVVGPEARGFIFGCPVSYALGVGFVPVRKPGKLPREVVEYAYDLEYGSNKLCLHKDAIKPGQKVLVVDDLLATGGTVEATIKLVEELGGIVAGLAFLIELVDLKGRDKLSNYPMITLMQY; from the coding sequence ATGAATTTAAAAGATTACGTAGCATCAATAGAAAATTATCCAAAAGAAGGTATAATATTTAGAGATATTACACCACTTATGAATAATGGAGAAGCATATAAATATGCCACTGAAAAAATTGTTGAATTTGCAAAAAATCATGACATTGATATAGTTGTTGGTCCTGAAGCAAGAGGATTTATATTTGGTTGTCCTGTATCTTATGCTTTGGGTGTAGGTTTTGTACCTGTTAGAAAACCTGGAAAATTACCTCGTGAAGTTGTTGAATATGCTTATGATTTAGAATACGGTTCAAACAAACTATGTTTACATAAAGATGCTATAAAACCTGGACAAAAAGTGTTAGTTGTTGATGACTTACTTGCAACAGGTGGAACTGTAGAAGCAACAATAAAATTAGTTGAAGAATTAGGTGGAATAGTAGCTGGTTTAGCGTTTTTAATAGAACTTGTAGACTTAAAAGGTAGGGACAAATTAAGTAATTATCCTATGATTACATTAATGCAATATTAA
- a CDS encoding tetratricopeptide repeat protein produces the protein MAMKKMMTIVILSFLFLACFNSQKEKNYNFIKGLNEYQKNDKISALENYKKAYEMDKNNIVLLNEIAYLYVDLGNYEEAEIYYKKALEIKPNDENSLKNLLQLLYFQDKRMEMKKYIPFIIDKNSFTYNLSNFRVAILENDEMEVENSLLRISSNDKFLEEYNESFYTELASVTGLSKNTIKYSNIIFEKAYKKYANKNIVDTYTNFLIEIKEYRKAEDILMKYIINNENNLDEYAILKTLYTKENNKEKLRKFKKEF, from the coding sequence ATAGCTATGAAAAAGATGATGACAATAGTTATATTAAGTTTTTTATTTTTAGCTTGTTTTAACAGTCAGAAAGAAAAAAATTATAATTTTATTAAGGGTTTGAATGAATATCAAAAGAATGATAAGATTTCTGCCTTAGAAAACTATAAAAAAGCCTATGAAATGGATAAAAATAACATTGTTTTACTCAATGAAATAGCTTACCTATATGTTGATTTAGGAAATTATGAAGAAGCTGAAATTTACTATAAAAAGGCTTTGGAAATAAAACCTAATGATGAAAATTCTTTAAAGAATTTACTACAATTACTATATTTTCAAGATAAGAGAATGGAAATGAAAAAATATATTCCTTTTATCATTGATAAAAATAGTTTCACCTATAATCTTAGTAATTTTAGAGTGGCAATTTTAGAAAATGATGAAATGGAAGTAGAAAATTCTTTATTAAGAATAAGTTCAAATGATAAATTTTTAGAAGAGTATAATGAAAGTTTTTATACAGAATTAGCTAGTGTTACTGGTCTTTCAAAAAATACAATAAAGTATTCTAATATTATTTTTGAAAAAGCATATAAAAAATATGCAAATAAAAATATAGTGGATACATATACTAATTTCTTAATAGAGATAAAAGAATATAGAAAAGCAGAAGATATTTTAATGAAATATATTATTAATAATGAAAATAATTTAGATGAGTATGCAATTTTAAAAACATTGTATACAAAAGAAAATAATAAAGAAAAATTAAGAAAATTTAAAAAAGAATTTTAA
- a CDS encoding RelA/SpoT family protein, giving the protein MNYWEQLLEKAKENHLNYDFDKLKLALAFAEESHQGQYRKSGDDYIIHPVEVAKILMDMKMDTDTVVAGLLHDVVEDTLIPIADIKYNFGDTVAVLVDGVTKLKALPNGTKNQAENIRKMILAMAENIRVILIKLADRLHNMRTLKFMKPEKQQAISKETLDIYAPLAHRLGMAKIKSELEDLSFSYLHHEEYLEIKRLVENTKEERKDYIDNFIRTMKRTLVDLGLKAEVKGRFKHFYSIYKKMYQKGKEFDDIYDLMGVRVIVEDKAACYHILGIVHSQYTPVPGRFKDYIAVPKSNNYQSIHTTIVGPLGKFIEIQIRTKDMDDIAEEGIAAHWNYKENKKTSKDDNIYGWLRHIIEFQNESDSTEDFIEGVTGDIDRGTIFTFSPKGDIIELPVGATALDFAFMVHTQVGCKCVGAKVNGRMVTIDHKLRSGDKVEIITSKNSKGPSIDWLDIVITHGAKGKIRKFLKDENKETVSKIGKDSLEKEAVKIGMTLKEIESDSTLKKHMERNNIPNMEEFYFYLGEKRSRLDILINKIKVNLEKERAASTLTIEEVLKKKEEKRKEGKNDFGIVIDGINNTLIRFAKCCTPLPGDEIGGFVTKLTGITVHRKDCPNFHAMVEKDPSREILVKWDENLIETKLNKYNFTFTIVLNDRPNILMEIVNLIGNHKINITSLNSYEVKKDGDKVMKVKISIEIKGKTEYDYLINNILKLKDVIAVER; this is encoded by the coding sequence ATGAACTATTGGGAACAATTATTAGAAAAAGCAAAAGAAAATCACTTAAATTATGATTTTGATAAACTTAAATTAGCTTTGGCTTTCGCAGAAGAAAGTCACCAAGGACAGTACAGAAAATCAGGTGATGATTATATCATTCACCCTGTTGAAGTTGCAAAAATTTTAATGGATATGAAAATGGATACTGACACAGTCGTGGCAGGTCTTTTGCATGATGTCGTGGAAGATACATTGATTCCAATAGCAGATATTAAGTACAACTTCGGTGATACTGTTGCAGTCCTTGTAGATGGAGTTACTAAGTTAAAAGCATTGCCTAATGGTACAAAAAATCAAGCTGAGAACATAAGAAAAATGATTTTAGCTATGGCTGAAAATATAAGAGTTATCCTTATAAAATTAGCTGATAGACTTCATAATATGAGGACTTTAAAATTTATGAAGCCTGAAAAGCAACAGGCTATATCAAAAGAAACTCTAGATATTTATGCTCCTCTTGCACATAGACTAGGTATGGCAAAAATTAAATCTGAGCTTGAGGACTTAAGTTTCAGTTATTTACATCATGAAGAATATCTGGAAATAAAAAGATTAGTTGAAAATACAAAAGAAGAAAGAAAAGACTACATAGATAATTTCATTAGAACTATGAAAAGAACTCTAGTTGACTTAGGACTTAAAGCCGAAGTTAAAGGAAGATTTAAACATTTTTATAGTATCTATAAAAAGATGTATCAAAAAGGTAAAGAATTTGATGATATCTATGACTTAATGGGAGTTAGAGTAATAGTTGAAGATAAGGCAGCCTGTTATCATATCTTAGGTATAGTACATAGTCAGTATACTCCTGTTCCAGGAAGATTTAAAGACTATATAGCTGTGCCTAAATCAAATAACTATCAATCTATCCATACAACTATAGTTGGACCTTTAGGAAAATTTATTGAAATACAAATTAGAACGAAGGATATGGACGATATAGCTGAAGAAGGTATCGCTGCTCACTGGAACTATAAGGAAAATAAGAAAACTTCTAAAGATGATAACATCTATGGTTGGCTAAGACATATCATAGAATTCCAAAATGAATCTGATTCAACTGAGGACTTCATTGAAGGAGTTACAGGGGATATAGATAGAGGTACAATCTTTACTTTCTCACCTAAGGGAGATATTATAGAACTACCTGTTGGAGCTACTGCCTTAGACTTTGCTTTCATGGTTCACACTCAAGTTGGTTGTAAATGTGTGGGAGCCAAAGTAAATGGTAGAATGGTTACTATTGACCACAAATTAAGAAGTGGGGATAAGGTAGAGATTATAACTTCTAAAAACTCAAAAGGACCAAGTATTGATTGGCTAGATATAGTTATCACTCACGGTGCCAAGGGAAAAATTAGAAAATTTTTAAAAGATGAAAATAAAGAAACAGTTTCAAAAATAGGTAAAGATAGTTTAGAAAAAGAAGCTGTTAAAATAGGAATGACTTTAAAAGAAATTGAAAGTGATTCAACTCTTAAAAAACATATGGAAAGAAATAATATTCCTAATATGGAAGAATTTTATTTCTATCTTGGTGAAAAGAGAAGTAGACTTGATATCTTAATTAATAAAATAAAAGTTAACTTAGAAAAAGAAAGAGCAGCATCAACTTTAACTATTGAAGAAGTTCTAAAGAAAAAAGAAGAAAAAAGAAAAGAAGGAAAGAATGACTTTGGTATAGTTATAGATGGAATAAACAACACTCTTATTAGATTTGCAAAATGTTGTACTCCTTTACCTGGAGATGAAATAGGAGGTTTTGTTACTAAACTTACAGGTATAACTGTCCATAGAAAAGACTGTCCTAACTTTCATGCTATGGTAGAAAAAGATCCTAGTAGAGAAATCTTAGTTAAATGGGATGAAAACCTAATAGAAACTAAGTTGAATAAATACAACTTTACTTTCACTATAGTGTTAAATGATAGACCAAATATATTGATGGAAATTGTAAATTTAATTGGAAACCATAAAATTAATATCACATCTTTAAATTCATATGAAGTTAAAAAAGATGGTGATAAGGTAATGAAGGTTAAAATATCAATAGAAATTAAAGGAAAGACAGAATATGACTATCTAATCAACAATATTTTAAAATTAAAAGATGTCATAGCTGTTGAACGTTAA
- the radB gene encoding RadB family lipoprotein, whose protein sequence is MKKGIFAMFILVASMAMVACTSSSTVKEGATNEENQALKLLEKRREYYKAQDKEKAKLEAEAKKAQEEEARKIEERIKKEAAQAEEEARKAQEEARLEAEAKEKAMLEAKRAEEEAKLQAAKTEEEAKKAQEKAIEEAKRAEEEARLQAAKAEEEARKAQEKAIEEAKRAEEEAKLEALKVLEKKRKEN, encoded by the coding sequence ATGAAAAAAGGAATTTTTGCAATGTTTATTTTAGTAGCATCTATGGCTATGGTAGCTTGTACAAGTTCAAGTACAGTTAAAGAAGGAGCGACAAATGAAGAAAATCAAGCTTTAAAATTACTTGAAAAAAGAAGAGAATACTATAAAGCTCAAGATAAAGAAAAAGCTAAATTAGAAGCCGAAGCTAAAAAAGCCCAAGAAGAAGAGGCTAGAAAAATTGAAGAGAGAATTAAGAAAGAAGCTGCACAAGCTGAAGAAGAGGCTAGAAAAGCTCAAGAAGAGGCTAGATTAGAAGCTGAAGCTAAAGAGAAAGCTATGCTAGAAGCCAAAAGAGCCGAAGAAGAAGCTAAATTGCAAGCTGCTAAAACTGAAGAAGAGGCTAAGAAGGCTCAAGAAAAAGCTATAGAAGAGGCTAAAAGAGCCGAAGAAGAAGCTAGGTTACAAGCTGCTAAAGCTGAAGAAGAGGCTAGAAAGGCTCAAGAAAAAGCTATAGAAGAGGCTAAAAGAGCTGAAGAAGAAGCTAAACTAGAAGCTTTAAAAGTTTTAGAAAAGAAAAGAAAAGAAAACTAA
- the ruvA gene encoding Holliday junction branch migration protein RuvA, which produces MFEYLYGTVEYKKMDYIAIDINGVGYKVYFPLREYEKIDLGNKYKFYIYNHIKEDAYKLIGFLDERDRKIYEMLLKINGIGPSLALAVLSNFSYDKIVEIISKNDYTSLKKVPKLGEKKAQIIILDLKAKLKNLTYTEVETISIDMLEDLVLALEGLGYTKKEIDKTLEKVDLSAYSSLEEAIKGILKNMKIGG; this is translated from the coding sequence ATGTTTGAATATCTATATGGAACAGTAGAATACAAGAAAATGGACTATATAGCCATAGATATAAATGGTGTTGGTTATAAGGTTTATTTTCCATTGAGAGAATATGAGAAGATTGACTTAGGTAATAAGTATAAATTCTATATCTATAATCATATCAAAGAAGATGCATACAAATTAATTGGGTTTTTAGATGAGAGAGATAGAAAAATATATGAAATGCTATTAAAAATAAATGGTATAGGACCATCTTTAGCTTTAGCAGTATTATCTAATTTTTCTTATGACAAAATTGTTGAAATAATTTCTAAAAATGATTATACTAGTCTTAAAAAAGTCCCAAAATTAGGTGAGAAAAAAGCTCAAATAATAATTTTAGACCTAAAAGCTAAGTTAAAAAATCTAACTTATACAGAAGTGGAAACTATATCTATAGATATGCTAGAGGACTTAGTCTTAGCATTGGAAGGCTTAGGATATACTAAAAAAGAAATTGACAAGACTTTAGAAAAAGTGGATTTAAGTGCATATTCTTCTTTAGAAGAAGCAATAAAAGGAATTTTAAAAAATATGAAAATAGGAGGATAA
- a CDS encoding DUF502 domain-containing protein yields the protein MRLKKNFYTGLLMILPVVITYYIFNWLFNLAFRIINNTIIIKILKRLVDFGFGEKADTFYMQVSVYIAAFLIIFLSITVLGYMTKVVFFSKIIRRGIDILERIPIIKTVYSTSKQIIGIVYSDNGESVYKKVVAVEFPRKGLYAIGFLTADKNTALKEILPDKDIVNVFIPTAPNPTSGFLLCLPKEEVYYLNMSVEWAFKLIVSGGYITEDVVKHNEQKEEQKTEENN from the coding sequence ATGAGATTAAAAAAGAATTTTTACACTGGTTTACTTATGATATTACCAGTCGTAATAACATATTATATATTTAATTGGCTTTTCAATCTGGCATTTAGAATTATAAATAACACTATAATTATAAAAATTCTAAAAAGATTGGTTGATTTTGGTTTTGGAGAGAAAGCAGACACTTTCTATATGCAAGTATCAGTATATATAGCTGCTTTCTTAATAATATTCTTATCTATAACTGTACTTGGTTATATGACAAAGGTAGTTTTTTTCTCAAAAATCATAAGAAGAGGCATAGATATATTAGAAAGAATTCCAATTATAAAAACTGTGTACTCAACATCTAAACAAATTATAGGTATTGTGTATTCAGACAATGGAGAAAGTGTATATAAAAAAGTGGTAGCTGTGGAATTTCCTAGAAAAGGACTTTATGCCATAGGTTTCTTGACAGCTGATAAAAATACGGCTCTAAAAGAAATTTTACCTGATAAGGATATAGTAAATGTCTTTATCCCAACGGCACCTAACCCAACTTCAGGTTTCTTATTGTGTCTTCCTAAAGAGGAAGTATATTATTTGAATATGTCAGTTGAATGGGCATTTAAACTTATAGTTTCAGGTGGTTATATTACAGAAGATGTAGTTAAACATAATGAGCAAAAAGAAGAACAGAAAACAGAAGAGAATAACTAA
- the mgtE gene encoding magnesium transporter: protein MEEIVELLEQNKLAELKEILINENPIDIADVFEDFPKEKYLIIFKLLPKDFSSEVFSYLSPEKQQEVIENITDDEIKFIVEDMYLDDTVDFIEEMPANIVDKILKNTSHDKRKLINQILKYPENSAGSVMTVEYISFKDNYTVKQAIDYYRKVAIDKEETDICFVTDTKKKLVGIISLKTLILSKDDSYIQNEMDTNFISVLTQDDQEEIASLFRKYDLTTMPVVDHEDRLVGVITVDDIVDVIDQENTEDIQKMAAMNPSDEEYLKESVLSLAKHRILWLLVLMISATFTGLVIKKYEDILQSAVYLAVFIPMLMDTGGNAGSQSATLVIRGIALEEIEFSDIFKVIWKELRVSILVGFILSAVNFIRIYYFTNSSIETSLVVAISMFLTVIMAKVVGGVLPLVAKSLKIDPAIMASPLITTIVDTAALIIFFKLSVIFLHI from the coding sequence ATGGAAGAGATAGTTGAATTATTAGAACAAAATAAATTAGCTGAATTAAAAGAAATTTTAATTAATGAAAATCCTATAGACATTGCTGATGTATTTGAGGATTTTCCAAAGGAGAAATATTTAATTATTTTTAAGTTATTACCGAAAGACTTTTCATCAGAAGTATTTTCCTATTTATCTCCTGAAAAACAACAAGAAGTTATTGAAAATATAACTGACGATGAGATAAAATTTATAGTTGAAGATATGTATCTTGATGATACCGTAGACTTTATAGAAGAGATGCCTGCAAATATTGTAGATAAAATTTTAAAAAATACATCTCATGATAAAAGAAAATTAATAAATCAAATATTAAAATATCCAGAAAATTCTGCTGGAAGTGTTATGACTGTAGAATACATATCTTTTAAAGATAATTACACGGTTAAACAAGCTATAGACTATTATAGAAAAGTCGCTATTGATAAAGAAGAAACTGATATTTGTTTTGTAACAGATACTAAGAAAAAATTAGTTGGTATAATATCATTAAAAACTTTGATTTTATCAAAAGATGACTCATATATACAAAATGAAATGGACACAAATTTTATCAGTGTGTTAACACAAGATGATCAAGAAGAGATTGCATCGTTATTCAGAAAATATGACTTAACTACTATGCCTGTTGTGGATCATGAAGATAGGCTAGTTGGTGTTATCACAGTTGACGATATCGTGGACGTAATCGACCAAGAAAATACGGAAGATATCCAAAAAATGGCTGCGATGAACCCATCAGATGAAGAATATTTAAAAGAGTCTGTTCTATCTCTTGCAAAACATAGAATTTTATGGTTATTAGTACTTATGATTTCGGCTACTTTTACAGGTTTAGTCATAAAAAAATATGAAGATATACTACAATCTGCCGTATATCTAGCTGTATTTATACCTATGCTTATGGATACTGGTGGAAATGCTGGTTCTCAGTCAGCAACCTTGGTTATTCGTGGTATAGCCTTAGAAGAAATAGAATTTTCAGATATCTTTAAAGTTATTTGGAAAGAATTAAGAGTAAGTATCTTAGTTGGTTTTATTTTATCAGCTGTAAATTTTATAAGAATATATTATTTTACGAACTCAAGTATAGAAACATCTTTAGTCGTTGCTATAAGTATGTTCTTAACAGTAATAATGGCAAAGGTTGTAGGTGGAGTTTTACCACTTGTAGCTAAGTCACTTAAGATTGACCCTGCTATTATGGCCAGTCCTCTTATCACAACAATAGTGGATACTGCTGCCCTTATAATATTCTTTAAATTGTCTGTAATATTTTTACATATATAA
- the tgt gene encoding tRNA guanosine(34) transglycosylase Tgt, whose translation MKLAVTYKVENKDGKARAGLITTPHGEIETPVFMPVGTQATVKTMSKEELIDIGSEIILGNTYHLYLRPNDELIARLGGLHKFMNWDKPILTDSGGFQVFSLGSLRKIKEEGVYFSSHIDGSKHFISPEKSIQIQNNLGSDIVMLFDECPPGLSTREYIIPSIERTTRWAKRCVEAHQKKDTQGLFAIVQGGIYEDLRQKSLDELSEMDEHFSGYAIGGLAVGEPREDMYRILDYIVEKCPEDKPRYLMGVGEPVDMLNAVESGIDMMDCVQPTRLARHGTVFTKKGRLIIKSERYKEDTAPLDDECDCYVCKNYSRAYIRHLIKVQEVLGLRLTSYHNLHFLIKLMKDTRKAIKEKRFKEFKENFIKKYEGK comes from the coding sequence ATGAAATTAGCAGTTACATATAAAGTTGAAAATAAAGATGGTAAAGCAAGAGCAGGGCTTATTACAACTCCTCATGGTGAAATTGAAACTCCTGTTTTTATGCCTGTTGGTACTCAAGCAACTGTAAAAACCATGTCAAAGGAAGAACTGATTGACATAGGCAGTGAAATAATCTTAGGGAATACTTATCATCTTTATTTAAGACCAAATGATGAATTAATAGCTAGACTAGGTGGATTACATAAATTTATGAATTGGGATAAACCTATTCTTACAGATAGTGGTGGTTTCCAAGTTTTTAGTTTAGGTTCACTTAGAAAAATTAAAGAAGAAGGAGTATATTTCAGTTCTCATATAGATGGTTCTAAACATTTTATATCTCCTGAAAAATCTATACAGATACAAAATAATCTAGGTTCGGATATAGTTATGCTTTTTGATGAATGTCCACCAGGACTTTCAACTAGAGAATATATAATTCCTTCTATTGAAAGAACTACAAGATGGGCTAAAAGATGCGTTGAAGCACATCAAAAAAAAGATACTCAGGGACTATTTGCTATAGTTCAAGGTGGTATCTATGAAGATTTAAGACAAAAGAGTTTAGATGAACTTAGTGAAATGGATGAACATTTTTCTGGTTATGCTATAGGTGGACTTGCTGTTGGTGAGCCAAGAGAGGATATGTATAGAATACTGGATTATATCGTAGAAAAATGTCCTGAAGATAAACCTAGATATCTTATGGGAGTTGGTGAACCAGTTGATATGTTAAATGCAGTTGAAAGTGGAATAGACATGATGGATTGTGTCCAACCTACTAGACTTGCAAGACATGGAACAGTTTTTACAAAAAAAGGTAGACTTATAATTAAAAGTGAAAGATATAAAGAAGATACAGCTCCTTTAGATGATGAATGTGATTGTTACGTATGTAAAAATTATTCAAGAGCGTATATAAGACATTTGATTAAAGTTCAAGAAGTTTTAGGACTTCGTCTGACATCTTATCATAATTTACACTTTTTAATAAAACTTATGAAAGATACAAGAAAAGCTATAAAAGAAAAAAGATTTAAAGAATTTAAAGAAAATTTTATAAAGAAATATGAAGGAAAATAA